One stretch of Chryseobacterium sp. LJ668 DNA includes these proteins:
- a CDS encoding DUF2490 domain-containing protein has product MKIANRFAFTVFCLLTLFLFAQKSDLGAWYMYFGNNKISKKLNLHNEIQYRNFNGIGDLEQLLIRTGIGYDLNENNNNILLGYGFILSQPYVNGEKRENIEHRIFQQFITKQKFGRLNIQHRYRLEERFLQNDFRMRFRYYLGLNIPVTNKEMLPKTLYISAYNEIFLHLDSPVFDRNRVYGALGFVINKNMKIEAGYMNQIQENRNRGQVQIGFYNNIPLTN; this is encoded by the coding sequence ATGAAAATTGCAAATAGGTTCGCATTTACTGTTTTCTGTCTCCTGACTCTGTTTTTATTTGCTCAAAAAAGTGATCTTGGAGCATGGTATATGTATTTTGGGAACAATAAAATCAGTAAAAAATTAAATCTTCACAACGAGATTCAATACCGTAACTTTAATGGAATAGGCGACTTGGAGCAGCTTCTTATCCGTACCGGAATAGGATACGATTTAAACGAGAATAACAATAATATTTTGTTGGGATACGGTTTTATTTTAAGTCAGCCTTATGTGAATGGTGAAAAGAGAGAAAATATAGAACATCGAATTTTCCAGCAATTTATCACAAAACAAAAATTCGGACGACTCAATATTCAACATCGGTACCGTCTGGAAGAACGTTTTTTACAGAATGATTTCAGAATGAGGTTTCGGTATTACCTAGGCTTAAATATTCCGGTCACGAACAAAGAAATGTTGCCAAAAACATTGTATATTTCTGCTTATAACGAAATATTCTTGCATCTCGACAGTCCGGTATTTGATAGAAACCGAGTGTACGGAGCGTTAGGATTTGTCATTAATAAAAATATGAAAATAGAAGCAGGTTATATGAATCAGATTCAGGAAAACAGAAACCGCGGACAGGTACAGATTGGTTTTTATAACAATATTCCGTTGACCAATTAG